From a region of the Kaistia sp. 32K genome:
- a CDS encoding IS110 family transposase, with amino-acid sequence MKIHPGFVGCDISKAHLDLFDGAVGVAERIANQAEAIAQRLEPWRGTDVLVVFEATGPYDRVLAQALTKAGIAFVRVNPARARDFARATGILAKTDRIDARRLAAMAQTLRPATRQPRSPERDRLAELHKRRDQLVAMRKQERTRQQGCTDEIAGDIRETLAWLDLRIAALERTIQACIQASADLAEAERWLRSIPGVGPVASVTLIALLPELGQRSPKTIAALAGLAPYNVDSGQFRGSRRIHGGRRRVREALYMAAVCAARIEPRFSDAYRRMTNAGKSPKVALIAIARKILVIANAMLRQRVAFNP; translated from the coding sequence ATGAAGATACACCCTGGCTTTGTCGGTTGCGACATCTCCAAAGCGCATCTGGATCTGTTCGACGGCGCCGTCGGCGTGGCCGAGCGCATCGCCAATCAGGCCGAGGCGATCGCGCAACGGCTCGAGCCTTGGCGCGGTACCGATGTTCTCGTCGTGTTCGAGGCGACGGGTCCCTACGACCGGGTCCTCGCCCAGGCCCTGACCAAGGCCGGCATCGCCTTCGTCCGCGTCAATCCGGCCCGGGCGCGTGACTTCGCCCGCGCCACCGGCATTCTCGCCAAGACCGACCGGATCGACGCGCGCAGGCTCGCCGCCATGGCCCAGACGCTCCGTCCCGCGACCCGTCAGCCGCGTTCCCCGGAGCGCGACCGCCTAGCGGAGCTGCACAAGCGCCGCGACCAGCTCGTCGCCATGCGCAAGCAGGAACGCACCCGCCAGCAAGGATGCACCGACGAGATCGCCGGCGACATCCGCGAGACCCTTGCCTGGCTCGACCTTCGGATCGCCGCGCTGGAGCGTACCATCCAGGCCTGCATCCAGGCCTCGGCCGATCTCGCCGAAGCCGAACGGTGGCTGCGCTCAATCCCTGGCGTCGGCCCCGTCGCCAGCGTCACGCTGATCGCCCTTTTGCCCGAACTCGGCCAGCGCTCGCCCAAGACCATCGCTGCCCTGGCCGGCCTGGCGCCCTACAATGTCGACAGTGGCCAGTTCCGCGGCAGCCGCCGCATCCACGGCGGACGACGGCGTGTCCGCGAGGCCCTCTACATGGCCGCCGTCTGCGCCGCCCGGATCGAGCCACGCTTCTCGGATGCCTACCGACGCATGACCAACGCCGGAAAGTCACCCAAGGTCGCCCTCATCGCCATCGCCAGAAAGATCCTCGTCATCGCCAACGCCATGCTCCGGCAACGCGTCGCATTCAACCCGTGA
- a CDS encoding CoA ester lyase, with the protein MPSIRPRRSALYVPGSSPRALAKAPSLGADVVILDLEDAVAPAEKDAARARAVETVAAFRQAGSPVEIVVRANGLGTPWIEADLAAIAAARPDALLLPKISRAEDLARVRALLAPDAALPLWAMIETPLAVLDPLSIATARDERLPLEMLVLGLNDLARETGTRQVPGRAPMLPWLMTALAAARAAGIGILDGVFNDIADEAGFAAECRQGRDCGFDGKTVIHPRQVDGANAAFAPSAEEIARATRIAGVFDLAENAGKGVVMVDGRMVERLHADMAQRLLRLAEAIAARG; encoded by the coding sequence ATGCCGTCGATCCGTCCGCGCCGTTCCGCCCTCTATGTGCCGGGCTCCAGCCCGCGCGCGCTCGCCAAGGCGCCGTCGCTCGGCGCCGATGTCGTCATCCTCGATCTCGAGGACGCCGTCGCGCCGGCGGAGAAAGACGCGGCCCGCGCTCGCGCCGTCGAGACGGTGGCGGCCTTCCGCCAGGCGGGTTCGCCGGTCGAGATCGTCGTCCGCGCCAACGGGCTCGGGACGCCGTGGATCGAAGCCGATCTGGCGGCCATCGCTGCCGCCCGTCCCGACGCCCTCCTGCTGCCGAAGATTTCGCGCGCCGAGGATCTCGCCAGGGTTCGCGCGCTGCTCGCCCCGGATGCCGCGCTGCCGCTCTGGGCGATGATCGAGACGCCGTTGGCCGTTCTCGATCCGCTTTCCATCGCTACGGCGCGGGATGAACGGCTGCCGCTCGAGATGCTGGTGCTCGGTTTGAACGACCTCGCCCGCGAGACGGGGACGCGGCAGGTGCCGGGCCGGGCGCCGATGCTGCCCTGGTTGATGACGGCGCTCGCCGCCGCGCGCGCGGCCGGCATCGGCATCCTCGACGGCGTCTTCAACGACATCGCCGATGAAGCCGGCTTCGCGGCCGAATGCCGACAGGGCCGCGACTGCGGTTTTGATGGCAAGACGGTGATCCACCCGAGACAGGTCGACGGCGCCAACGCGGCCTTTGCCCCGAGCGCGGAAGAGATCGCCCGGGCGACGCGCATCGCCGGCGTGTTCGACCTGGCCGAAAACGCCGGCAAGGGCGTCGTCATGGTCGACGGCCGCATGGTCGAGCGCCTGCACGCCGATATGGCGCAAAGGCTGCTGCGGCTCGCCGAGGCAATCGCCGCGCGGGGGTAG
- the pdxY gene encoding pyridoxal kinase: MTEPTMTEPTTIKPAILVLSSSVVRGAVGGRGAVFALERFGHPVWSMQTVTLPWHPGHGRASRVIPDEAAFEALIDDLIRAPWLGEIGAILTGYMGAASQPAAVARLVDAVKAARPDALYLCDPVMGDAGILYVPEATASAIRDHLVPRADILTPNPTELGFLTGNLALPAEALHAAATSLPTPRIAVTSAAGTEGEITTLLVSRNGTGHDTIQASHAAIGGRVPNGTGDLFAALFLARLVGGASDAQALRLATAAVADAIDAAASLGANELPLATIQDQLLAPKTPVRIIP, from the coding sequence ATGACCGAGCCGACCATGACCGAGCCGACGACCATCAAGCCCGCCATCCTGGTCCTTTCCTCCAGCGTCGTGCGCGGCGCCGTCGGCGGCCGCGGCGCGGTGTTCGCGCTGGAGCGCTTCGGTCATCCCGTCTGGTCGATGCAGACGGTGACGCTGCCCTGGCATCCGGGCCATGGCCGCGCCAGCCGCGTCATCCCCGACGAAGCCGCCTTCGAGGCACTGATCGACGACCTGATTCGCGCGCCCTGGCTCGGCGAGATCGGCGCGATCCTGACCGGCTACATGGGCGCGGCGAGCCAGCCCGCCGCCGTGGCGAGGCTGGTCGACGCCGTCAAGGCGGCGCGACCGGACGCGCTCTATCTCTGCGACCCGGTGATGGGCGACGCCGGCATTCTCTATGTGCCGGAGGCGACGGCCTCCGCGATCCGCGACCATCTCGTGCCGCGCGCCGACATCCTGACGCCCAACCCGACCGAGCTCGGCTTCCTGACCGGCAATCTGGCGCTCCCCGCCGAGGCGCTGCACGCGGCAGCGACGAGCCTGCCGACGCCGCGCATCGCCGTCACCTCCGCCGCCGGAACCGAGGGCGAGATCACGACGCTCTTGGTCTCGCGCAACGGCACCGGCCACGACACCATCCAGGCGAGCCACGCGGCAATCGGCGGCCGCGTGCCGAACGGCACCGGTGACCTCTTCGCCGCTTTGTTCCTCGCCCGCCTGGTCGGCGGCGCCTCGGATGCGCAGGCGCTGCGGCTCGCCACCGCCGCCGTCGCCGACGCGATCGACGCGGCCGCCAGCCTCGGCGCCAACGAGCTGCCGCTCGCCACCATCCAGGACCAGTTGCTGGCGCCGAAGACGCCGGTGCGGATCATCCCGTGA
- a CDS encoding metallopeptidase family protein produces MARIDLDALKAPSLDDFQALGQAALDGLPAEFRRLTGDIEIRVDDFPDDEALDALGIESEFDLLGLFQGVGLAHASAVEHTGMMPNRVWLYRRPILDYWAEHDETLGAIVSHVLIHEIGHHFGLSDDDMEAIEEAAG; encoded by the coding sequence ATGGCAAGGATCGATCTCGACGCGCTGAAGGCGCCTTCGCTCGACGATTTCCAGGCGCTCGGCCAGGCCGCGCTCGACGGCCTGCCGGCGGAGTTCCGCCGGCTGACCGGCGATATCGAGATCCGCGTCGACGATTTTCCCGACGACGAGGCGCTCGACGCGCTCGGCATCGAGTCGGAATTCGACCTGCTCGGCCTGTTCCAGGGCGTCGGCCTGGCGCATGCCTCGGCGGTCGAGCACACCGGCATGATGCCGAACCGCGTCTGGCTCTACCGCCGGCCGATCCTCGACTACTGGGCAGAGCATGACGAGACGCTGGGCGCCATCGTCAGCCATGTTCTGATCCACGAGATCGGCCATCATTTCGGCCTCTCCGACGACGACATGGAAGCGATCGAGGAAGCGGCCGGCTGA
- the leuD gene encoding 3-isopropylmalate dehydratase small subunit: MEKFTTMTGVAAPLPLINIDTDMIIPKDYLKTIKRTGLGKGLFAEMRFNEDGSENPDFVLNKPAYRHASIIVAGDNFGCGSSREHAPWALLDYGIRCVISTSFADIFYNNCFNNGILPIRVSKEDLDKLFDDANRGENARLTVDLEAQEIRGPDGGAVHFDIDPARKEKLLSGLDDIGLTLVKAPRIEAYEKTTEAARPWA; the protein is encoded by the coding sequence ATGGAAAAATTCACGACGATGACCGGTGTCGCGGCTCCGCTGCCGCTGATCAACATCGATACCGACATGATCATTCCGAAGGACTATCTGAAGACGATCAAGCGCACCGGCCTCGGCAAGGGCCTGTTCGCCGAGATGCGCTTCAACGAGGATGGCAGCGAGAATCCGGACTTCGTCCTGAACAAGCCGGCCTACCGCCACGCCTCGATCATCGTCGCGGGCGACAATTTCGGCTGCGGCTCGTCGCGCGAGCATGCCCCCTGGGCGCTGCTCGACTACGGCATCCGCTGCGTCATCTCGACGTCCTTCGCCGACATCTTCTACAACAACTGCTTCAACAACGGCATCCTGCCGATCCGCGTGTCGAAGGAAGACCTCGACAAGCTGTTCGACGACGCCAACCGCGGCGAGAACGCGCGCCTGACGGTCGACCTCGAGGCGCAGGAGATCCGCGGCCCCGACGGCGGCGCGGTGCATTTCGACATCGACCCGGCCCGCAAGGAGAAGCTCCTGAGCGGCCTCGACGACATCGGCCTGACGCTGGTCAAGGCGCCGCGCATCGAAGCCTACGAGAAGACCACGGAAGCCGCCCGCCCCTGGGCCTGA
- a CDS encoding DUF429 domain-containing protein produces MTRVVGVDGCPTGWIAVSIAAEGPVEPMVRIVRHFAELVAEAENAVIAVDMPIGLPDFIGAEGRGPERLVRPKLGPRQSSVFSVPSRSAVMTEDYREACAVASATSEPGRMVAKQCFHIFPKIREIDAAMTPALEARVFEVHPELAFWRLNGEAPMSLPKKVKSRPNPDGLDQRRALLVRSGYAPGDLARPPRGAGADDLLDAAVNALIARRILAGKAESFPAEPGRDARGLRIAIWA; encoded by the coding sequence GTGACCCGCGTCGTCGGCGTCGACGGCTGCCCGACGGGCTGGATCGCGGTCTCGATCGCCGCCGAGGGGCCGGTCGAGCCGATGGTCCGCATCGTTCGGCATTTTGCCGAACTGGTCGCCGAGGCGGAAAACGCCGTCATCGCCGTCGACATGCCGATCGGCCTGCCCGACTTCATCGGCGCGGAGGGGCGAGGCCCCGAGCGACTGGTTCGTCCGAAGCTCGGCCCCCGCCAGAGCTCGGTCTTCTCGGTGCCGTCGCGAAGCGCCGTGATGACCGAGGACTATCGCGAGGCCTGCGCGGTCGCGAGCGCCACCTCCGAGCCTGGCCGGATGGTCGCGAAGCAGTGCTTCCATATCTTCCCGAAAATCCGCGAGATCGACGCCGCGATGACGCCGGCGCTGGAGGCGCGGGTGTTCGAGGTGCATCCCGAGCTCGCCTTCTGGCGGCTGAACGGCGAAGCGCCGATGAGCCTGCCCAAGAAGGTGAAGAGCCGGCCCAATCCGGACGGGCTCGACCAGCGCCGCGCGCTGCTGGTGCGGTCGGGCTATGCGCCCGGCGATCTCGCCAGGCCGCCGCGCGGCGCCGGCGCCGACGATCTCCTCGACGCGGCGGTGAACGCCCTGATCGCCCGGCGCATCCTTGCCGGCAAGGCCGAGAGCTTTCCGGCCGAGCCGGGGCGCGACGCCAGGGGTCTCCGGATCGCCATCTGGGCCTGA